In Sphingobium sp. Z007, one DNA window encodes the following:
- a CDS encoding agmatine deiminase family protein, with protein sequence MTFRMPAEWAPHDWTWIGFPTNPAEWPGAFEDARAQIAAFASALHADGKGEEVRLVVANEADALVARALVASGVSIVVQHLGDVWLRDTAPIAVLNGAGGRALVDFGFNGWGGKYQMPGDEDIGARLAATTDMPVSTQHWVFEGGAIDTDGTGLFVTTEQCLLNPNRNPDLDRGKIETLLAGSLGLSDMLWLGDGLLNDHTDGHVDNLARFVAPGKLALPIATTHDDPNAALYADARARAQAHGVEVVDIPSPGLVLVDGEAIPASYMNFYVGNAAVIVPIYGQPNDQAALDALRPFFPGRDIVGLRSDAILSGGGSFHCCSQQMPSV encoded by the coding sequence ATGACTTTCCGTATGCCCGCCGAATGGGCGCCGCACGACTGGACCTGGATCGGCTTTCCGACCAATCCCGCCGAATGGCCCGGCGCGTTCGAAGACGCGCGCGCGCAGATCGCCGCGTTTGCCAGCGCGCTGCATGCCGATGGCAAGGGTGAGGAGGTGCGGCTGGTCGTCGCCAATGAAGCCGATGCGCTCGTCGCTCGCGCTCTGGTCGCATCAGGTGTCTCGATCGTTGTCCAGCATCTGGGCGACGTCTGGCTGCGCGACACCGCGCCGATCGCGGTGCTGAACGGCGCAGGAGGCCGGGCGCTGGTCGATTTCGGCTTCAACGGCTGGGGCGGCAAATATCAGATGCCGGGCGACGAGGATATCGGCGCGCGGCTGGCCGCGACCACCGATATGCCGGTATCGACCCAGCATTGGGTGTTCGAAGGCGGGGCGATCGACACCGACGGCACCGGCCTGTTCGTGACGACCGAGCAATGCCTGCTGAACCCCAATCGCAACCCCGACCTGGACCGGGGCAAGATCGAGACGCTGCTGGCGGGGTCGCTGGGCCTGTCCGACATGCTGTGGCTGGGCGACGGCTTGCTCAACGATCATACCGACGGCCATGTCGACAATCTCGCCCGCTTCGTCGCGCCCGGCAAGCTGGCCCTGCCGATCGCAACCACCCACGACGATCCCAACGCCGCCCTCTATGCCGACGCCCGCGCCCGCGCGCAGGCGCATGGCGTTGAGGTGGTGGACATCCCCTCCCCCGGCCTGGTGCTGGTGGATGGGGAGGCGATCCCGGCCAGCTACATGAATTTCTATGTCGGCAATGCCGCCGTCATCGTGCCCATCTATGGCCAGCCCAACGATCAGGCCGCGCTCGACGCCCTGCGCCCCTTCTTTCCGGGCCGGGATATTGTCGGGCTGCGAAGCGACGCCATATTGTCGGGCGGCGGCAGCTTCCACTGTTGCAGCCAGCAGATGCCATCCGTCTGA
- a CDS encoding chorismate mutase, whose translation MTPEHYSTMAQVRAGVDNLDRQIVALLAQRFAHMRAAARIKPDRSAVRDEARKAEVIANACAEAEALGVPCDLIAGMWEELVEASIAYEMAEFDRIRE comes from the coding sequence ATGACTCCCGAACATTATTCCACCATGGCGCAGGTGCGCGCCGGCGTCGACAATCTCGACCGGCAGATCGTCGCCCTGCTGGCGCAACGCTTCGCCCATATGCGCGCCGCCGCCCGGATCAAGCCCGATCGCAGCGCGGTGCGGGACGAAGCGCGCAAGGCGGAGGTGATCGCCAACGCCTGCGCCGAGGCGGAGGCGCTGGGGGTGCCGTGCGACCTGATCGCGGGCATGTGGGAGGAACTGGTCGAAGCGTCGATCGCCTATGAAATGGCGGAGTTCGACCGGATACGGGAATAA
- the aguB gene encoding N-carbamoylputrescine amidase: MTKVTVAALQLSFSDDMGENIAKVADHVRKAAMRGAKIILPPELFEGPYFCRVEDEALFANAQPTDTHPAVQEMRKLAKELSVYIPTSFFERDGHHHYNSLAMIDDAGEIMGVYRKSHIPDGPGYEEKYYFRPGNTGFKVWPTKYGTIGVGICWDQWYPETARCMALMGAEMLFYPTAIGSEPYDTELDTSRMWRRAMIGHAVSNCMPVIAANRIGDEDGQLFYGHSFITDEWGDFAAEADAKDQGALVATLDLAKARTHRAGMGFFRDRRPELYGRIAQDI, encoded by the coding sequence ATGACCAAAGTAACCGTAGCCGCGCTTCAGCTCAGCTTTTCCGACGATATGGGCGAGAATATCGCCAAGGTCGCGGACCATGTGCGCAAGGCCGCGATGCGCGGCGCGAAGATCATCCTGCCGCCCGAACTGTTCGAGGGGCCGTATTTCTGCCGCGTTGAGGACGAGGCCCTGTTCGCCAACGCCCAGCCGACCGATACGCATCCGGCTGTGCAGGAAATGCGCAAGCTGGCCAAGGAACTGAGCGTCTATATCCCGACCAGCTTTTTTGAGCGCGACGGCCATCATCATTACAACTCGCTCGCCATGATCGATGACGCGGGCGAGATCATGGGCGTCTATCGCAAGAGCCACATTCCCGACGGGCCGGGCTATGAGGAAAAATATTATTTCCGCCCCGGCAATACGGGGTTCAAGGTGTGGCCGACCAAATATGGCACCATTGGCGTGGGCATATGCTGGGACCAATGGTATCCCGAAACGGCGCGCTGCATGGCGTTGATGGGGGCGGAAATGCTATTCTATCCCACCGCGATCGGCTCCGAACCCTATGATACGGAACTGGACACCAGCCGCATGTGGCGCCGGGCGATGATCGGCCATGCGGTCAGCAACTGCATGCCCGTGATCGCCGCCAACCGCATCGGCGACGAGGACGGCCAGCTTTTCTACGGCCACAGCTTCATCACCGACGAATGGGGCGATTTCGCCGCCGAAGCCGACGCGAAGGACCAGGGCGCGCTGGTCGCGACTTTGGACCTGGCCAAGGCGCGCACCCATCGCGCGGGCATGGGCTTCTTCCGCGATCGACGGCCGGAGTTATATGGCCGGATCGCGCAGGATATCTGA
- a CDS encoding M28 family peptidase: MRSSIAAIAAVLALSACTTDGADTPPAAASATPPATAAAEPSIDTMKRLVQELSSDAYEGRAPGSAGEEKTLALLAAEFGKLGLQPGNKGSWFQDVPLVEINAKNVSPLSFTGGKSAVTAAYGPEMVIGTYRTTQPRIAIKDSPVVFVGYGINAPEKGWNDYAGLDVKGKTVVILVNDPDYETQGLTGPFNGRAMTYYGRWTYKYEEAARQGAAAAIIVHDTVPAAYGWNVVQSSWTGAQHVADSANGNADQSRAIGWIQKDKAAALFASAGLNLDAQMAAAKKPGFKAVPLAGVKANVSFDNDLRKHMSKNVVALLPGKTRADEYVLYSAHWDHLGRCQAAPDGDDICNGAVDNATGTAALVALAQANVQAGPTDRSQVFLAVTAEESGLLGSAYYGNNPVFPFAKTVGGVNMDALSVAGLAKNVVVIGKGKSQLDTYLDRALAAQGRVSTLEPTPEKGFYYRSDHFSFAKHGVPMLYFEGGEDLVKGGTAAGLAAAEDYTKNRYHGPKDEYDVNWDWTGVLADLKLYYAVGRDLATTTDWPNWVDGDEFRAIRDKDRAGQ; encoded by the coding sequence ATGCGTAGCTCCATCGCGGCGATCGCCGCCGTCCTTGCCCTGTCGGCCTGCACGACCGACGGTGCCGATACCCCGCCTGCCGCGGCATCCGCGACGCCGCCCGCCACTGCCGCCGCAGAGCCGTCTATCGACACGATGAAGCGACTGGTGCAAGAACTGTCGTCCGACGCCTATGAAGGCCGTGCGCCCGGATCAGCCGGCGAGGAAAAGACGCTGGCGCTACTTGCTGCCGAATTTGGCAAGCTGGGCCTGCAACCGGGCAACAAGGGCAGTTGGTTCCAGGATGTGCCGCTGGTCGAGATCAATGCGAAGAATGTTTCGCCGCTCAGCTTTACCGGCGGCAAGAGCGCCGTCACCGCCGCCTATGGCCCGGAGATGGTCATCGGCACCTATCGCACCACCCAGCCCAGAATCGCGATCAAGGACAGCCCGGTGGTGTTCGTGGGCTATGGCATCAACGCGCCGGAAAAGGGCTGGAACGACTATGCCGGCCTGGATGTGAAGGGCAAGACGGTCGTTATCCTGGTCAACGACCCCGATTATGAGACGCAGGGGCTGACCGGCCCGTTCAACGGCCGGGCGATGACCTATTATGGCCGCTGGACCTATAAATATGAGGAAGCCGCGCGGCAGGGCGCGGCCGCCGCGATCATCGTGCATGACACGGTGCCGGCCGCCTATGGCTGGAACGTCGTGCAATCAAGCTGGACCGGGGCGCAGCATGTCGCCGACAGCGCCAACGGCAATGCCGACCAGAGCCGGGCCATCGGCTGGATTCAGAAGGACAAGGCCGCCGCCCTGTTCGCCAGCGCGGGCCTTAACCTCGACGCGCAGATGGCCGCGGCCAAGAAGCCGGGCTTCAAGGCGGTGCCGCTGGCTGGCGTGAAGGCCAACGTCTCGTTCGACAACGACCTGCGCAAACATATGTCCAAAAATGTCGTGGCGCTGCTGCCCGGCAAGACGCGGGCGGACGAATATGTGCTCTACAGCGCGCATTGGGACCATCTGGGCCGATGCCAGGCAGCGCCCGACGGCGACGACATCTGCAACGGCGCGGTCGACAATGCCACCGGCACCGCGGCGCTGGTTGCGCTGGCGCAGGCCAATGTGCAGGCCGGGCCGACCGACCGCAGCCAGGTGTTCCTGGCGGTGACGGCCGAGGAATCAGGACTGCTGGGGTCGGCCTATTATGGCAACAACCCCGTCTTCCCCTTCGCCAAGACGGTGGGCGGCGTAAACATGGATGCCTTGAGCGTCGCGGGCCTTGCGAAAAATGTCGTGGTGATCGGCAAGGGCAAGTCGCAGCTCGACACCTATCTGGATCGGGCACTGGCGGCGCAGGGCCGGGTATCGACGCTGGAACCGACGCCTGAAAAGGGCTTCTACTATCGTTCCGACCATTTCAGCTTCGCCAAACACGGCGTGCCGATGCTCTATTTCGAGGGTGGCGAGGATCTGGTGAAGGGCGGCACCGCGGCGGGGCTCGCCGCCGCGGAGGATTATACCAAGAACCGCTATCATGGCCCCAAGGACGAATATGACGTCAATTGGGATTGGACCGGGGTGCTGGCCGACCTGAAACTCTATTATGCGGTGGGCCGTGATCTGGCGACCACGACCGACTGGCCCAATTGGGTCGACGGCGACGAATTCCGCGCTATTCGCGACAAGGATCGGGCGGGGCAATAA
- the rpsD gene encoding 30S ribosomal protein S4: protein MTKRTSAKYKLDRRMGENIWGRPKSPVNKREYGPGQHGQRRKGKMSDYGIQLRAKQKLKGYYGDITEKQFKKNYFEASRMKGDTGQNLIGLLERRLDAVVYRAKFAPTIFSARQIVSHGHIYVNGVKCNIASRLVKPGDEITLGKKAQEMALVLEAQSLPERDIPDYVAPDGAAKVSYVRVPTLDEVPYPVKMEPNLVVEFYSR from the coding sequence ATGACGAAGCGCACCAGCGCCAAGTATAAGCTCGACCGTCGCATGGGCGAGAATATCTGGGGCCGTCCCAAGTCGCCTGTCAACAAGCGCGAATATGGTCCCGGTCAGCACGGTCAGCGCCGTAAGGGCAAGATGTCCGACTACGGCATCCAGCTGCGCGCCAAGCAGAAGCTCAAGGGCTATTATGGCGACATCACCGAGAAGCAGTTCAAGAAGAACTATTTCGAGGCGAGCCGCATGAAGGGCGACACCGGCCAAAACCTGATCGGCCTGCTGGAGCGTCGCCTGGACGCCGTCGTCTATCGCGCCAAGTTCGCACCGACCATCTTCTCGGCCCGTCAGATCGTGTCGCACGGCCACATCTATGTGAACGGCGTGAAGTGCAACATCGCGTCGCGTCTGGTGAAGCCGGGCGACGAAATCACCTTGGGCAAGAAGGCGCAGGAAATGGCGCTGGTTCTGGAAGCACAGAGCCTGCCCGAGCGTGACATCCCCGACTATGTCGCTCCCGACGGCGCCGCCAAGGTCAGCTATGTCCGCGTGCCGACGCTGGACGAAGTGCCTTACCCGGTGAAGATGGAACCGAACCTGGTCGTCGAATTCTATTCGCGCTAA
- a CDS encoding DUF6265 family protein has product MKRQVSIIGAALLLALPAISNAGELPDWLTGEWLQQRDDRWTEAVWTLPRGGTMIGVGRTGRGETLRSWEVMRIVRGADGSLSLHAAPEDGPATLFPVVEQGVRDIVFANQNHDYPQRIRYWREGRLLMAETARMDGSQAQNWTYTPAGE; this is encoded by the coding sequence ATGAAGAGACAAGTTTCGATCATCGGCGCGGCGCTGCTGCTGGCGCTGCCTGCCATTAGCAACGCGGGTGAATTGCCCGACTGGCTGACCGGTGAATGGCTGCAACAGCGCGACGATCGCTGGACCGAGGCGGTGTGGACCCTGCCGCGCGGCGGCACGATGATCGGCGTCGGGCGGACCGGGCGCGGGGAAACGCTGCGGTCGTGGGAGGTGATGCGCATCGTGCGCGGGGCTGACGGATCGCTGAGCCTCCATGCCGCGCCCGAAGATGGCCCCGCAACTCTATTCCCGGTCGTGGAGCAAGGCGTTCGCGACATCGTGTTCGCCAACCAGAACCATGATTATCCCCAGCGCATCCGTTACTGGCGGGAGGGCCGGCTGCTGATGGCTGAAACCGCCAGGATGGACGGCAGCCAGGCGCAGAACTGGACCTATACGCCGGCGGGGGAGTGA